The following coding sequences are from one Candidatus Caccoplasma merdavium window:
- a CDS encoding glycoside hydrolase family 28 protein — MKKLLPRILLFLTVGLAGTLHAQPGDALPASVYEGLPFEMKKVEQPHFARYTVSITDFGAVPDGKTLNTEAINNAIATVSRKGGGTVIIPAGYWITGPIRLQSGVELHTEKNAFILFSEDHSLYKKEGAKKGEPSLSPISADHADNIAITGDGIFDGNGDTWRMVKRSKLTAGQWKERVTSGGVVNEAGDVWYPSQAAMEGEGRPNMVRLFECNRVLLQGVTFRNSPAWCIHPIHCEDLTLHQVSVINPWYSQNGDALDVESCDRVVIYDCTFDAGDDAICLKSGKDKAGRERGWPCQNVIARNNVVYHGHGGFVVGSEMSGGVKNIFIDNCTFIGTDVGIRFKSTRGRGGVVENIYCRNINMFDIANENILFDLYYGVKDKDNRPVAVDEGTPQFRNIYIANVKAIGGRCAMLFNGLPEMPVKNIALKNISISGSTTGAIIRQSENIVMENVVITPKEGDAVIWEEVKNVSFNGKKIK; from the coding sequence ATGAAAAAACTGTTACCAAGAATCCTCCTCTTCCTCACGGTCGGCCTGGCAGGGACGCTGCACGCCCAACCGGGCGATGCCTTGCCGGCATCGGTCTATGAGGGCTTGCCTTTTGAGATGAAAAAAGTAGAGCAACCCCATTTCGCCCGATACACAGTGTCGATAACCGACTTCGGTGCCGTACCCGACGGCAAGACGCTGAATACCGAAGCCATTAACAATGCCATCGCCACCGTGAGCCGCAAGGGTGGCGGTACGGTTATAATTCCGGCAGGCTACTGGATTACCGGCCCCATCAGACTGCAAAGCGGAGTTGAACTCCACACCGAGAAAAACGCCTTTATCCTCTTCTCCGAAGACCACAGCCTGTATAAAAAAGAAGGAGCTAAAAAAGGCGAACCGTCGCTCTCACCCATCTCTGCCGACCATGCCGACAACATCGCCATCACGGGCGACGGCATCTTCGACGGCAACGGCGACACCTGGCGCATGGTGAAACGCAGCAAACTCACGGCCGGACAGTGGAAAGAACGGGTCACCTCGGGTGGCGTGGTCAACGAAGCCGGCGACGTGTGGTACCCGAGCCAGGCTGCCATGGAGGGCGAAGGGCGCCCCAACATGGTGCGGCTCTTCGAGTGCAACCGGGTATTGCTGCAAGGCGTTACCTTCCGCAACTCGCCGGCATGGTGCATACACCCCATTCATTGCGAAGACCTGACCCTGCACCAGGTATCGGTCATCAACCCGTGGTATTCGCAAAACGGCGACGCCCTCGATGTGGAGTCGTGCGACCGGGTAGTCATCTACGACTGCACTTTCGATGCGGGCGACGATGCCATCTGCCTCAAATCGGGCAAAGACAAAGCCGGACGCGAACGGGGCTGGCCCTGCCAGAATGTAATCGCCCGCAACAATGTGGTGTATCACGGACACGGCGGCTTTGTCGTGGGCAGCGAAATGTCGGGTGGCGTAAAAAACATTTTCATCGACAACTGCACCTTTATCGGCACCGACGTGGGTATCCGCTTCAAAAGCACCCGGGGCCGCGGCGGCGTGGTAGAAAACATCTATTGCCGCAACATCAACATGTTTGATATTGCCAACGAGAATATTCTCTTCGACCTCTACTACGGTGTCAAAGACAAAGACAACCGCCCGGTCGCCGTCGACGAGGGTACACCCCAATTCCGCAACATATATATAGCCAACGTGAAAGCCATCGGCGGACGTTGCGCCATGCTCTTCAACGGACTGCCCGAAATGCCGGTCAAGAACATTGCACTGAAAAACATCTCCATCTCGGGCAGCACAACCGGTGCCATCATTCGACAATCGGAGAACATCGTCATGGAGAATGTCGTCATTACCCCCAAAGAGGGCGATGCCGTCATCTGGGAAGAGGTAAAGAATGTCTCTTTCAACGGAAAAAAGATAAAATAA
- the thrA gene encoding bifunctional aspartate kinase/homoserine dehydrogenase I, whose protein sequence is MKVLKFGGTSVGSVKSLKNVKQIVESCHEPVIVVVSALGGITDKLLETAREAASGSLDYQDNLREIIARHHDIIAGVVPAERQQEVRVQTDALLEELSNIYKGVSLIRDLSSKTQNIIVSYGERLSSFIISRIIDGAVHYDSRTFIKTESQFEKNIVDFEKTNALIHETFTRLPQVALVPGFISSDSQTGEVTNLGRGGSDYTAAIIAAALDASRLEIWTDVDGFMTADPRVINNTYVIEQLSFTEAMELCNFGAKVIYPPTIYPVYHKNIPIVIKNTFNPEAPGTLIAEGAHATDGKAIKGISSINDTCLITVSGLGMVGVIGVNYRIFKALAKSGISVFLVSQAASENNTSIAVRNADADNAIAVLNREFAHEIEMGEMSKAFAERDLATVAIVGENMKHTPGIAGKLFNTLGRNGINVIACAQGASETNISFVIELGSLRKALNVIHDSFFLSDTQVLNVFIAGIGLVGSNLLEQIRSQQPRLLKEKSLRINIVGLSNSRQSVFCREGIPLDNYKELLKNSSIKSSPEEIRDSIIKMNIFNSVFVDCTASPEIAAIYQQLLDHNVSVVAANKVAASSDYENYALLKQTARRRDVKFLFETNVGAGLPIINTINSLINSGDTILRIEAVVSGTLNYIFNVLSEDVPLSRAIRMAQEAGYSEPDPRVDLSGQDVLRKLVILAREAGYRIEQSDVEKNLFIPDKYFEGSLEDFWKEVPELDAEFEQRRREVAAQGKRFRFVASLANGKARIGLQGVGREHPFYELEGSNNVILITTDRYNEYPMIIKGYGAGAPVTAAGVFADIIGIANIR, encoded by the coding sequence ATGAAAGTATTGAAATTCGGCGGGACCTCGGTAGGGTCGGTAAAGAGCCTGAAAAATGTAAAACAAATCGTTGAATCGTGTCACGAACCGGTGATTGTGGTGGTCTCGGCCTTGGGCGGAATTACCGACAAACTGCTCGAAACCGCGCGTGAAGCCGCCTCGGGTTCGCTCGATTACCAAGACAATTTGCGAGAAATCATTGCCCGCCATCACGATATTATTGCCGGAGTGGTTCCGGCCGAGCGTCAGCAAGAGGTGCGCGTGCAGACCGATGCGCTTCTCGAAGAGCTTTCGAACATCTACAAGGGGGTGTCGCTCATACGCGACCTCTCGTCGAAGACACAAAACATCATTGTGAGCTACGGTGAGCGGCTGTCGTCGTTCATCATCAGCCGCATTATCGATGGAGCCGTGCATTATGACTCGCGCACCTTTATCAAAACCGAATCGCAGTTCGAGAAAAACATCGTCGATTTCGAAAAGACCAACGCTCTCATACACGAGACATTTACCCGCCTGCCGCAGGTCGCTTTGGTGCCGGGTTTCATCTCCTCCGACAGCCAGACGGGTGAAGTGACCAATCTCGGCCGGGGCGGCTCGGACTACACGGCTGCCATTATTGCGGCCGCTCTCGATGCCTCGCGTCTCGAAATATGGACCGATGTCGACGGCTTCATGACAGCCGATCCCCGGGTCATCAACAACACCTATGTCATCGAGCAGCTCTCGTTTACCGAGGCCATGGAGTTGTGCAACTTCGGCGCCAAGGTGATATATCCCCCGACGATATATCCCGTATATCACAAAAACATTCCCATCGTTATCAAGAATACGTTCAACCCCGAAGCTCCCGGCACGCTCATCGCCGAGGGGGCTCATGCCACCGACGGGAAAGCCATCAAGGGAATCTCCTCCATCAACGATACCTGCCTCATCACCGTTTCGGGATTGGGCATGGTGGGCGTCATCGGTGTCAATTACCGCATATTCAAGGCGTTGGCCAAGTCGGGTATCAGTGTGTTCTTGGTTTCGCAGGCCGCTTCGGAGAACAATACTTCGATTGCCGTGCGTAATGCCGATGCCGACAATGCCATTGCCGTGCTCAACCGGGAATTTGCCCATGAAATCGAAATGGGTGAGATGAGCAAGGCTTTTGCCGAGCGTGACTTGGCCACGGTGGCCATCGTGGGGGAGAACATGAAACATACCCCCGGTATTGCCGGAAAACTTTTCAACACGTTGGGACGAAACGGTATCAATGTGATAGCTTGCGCGCAAGGTGCCAGCGAGACCAACATATCGTTTGTCATCGAGTTGGGCAGCCTGCGCAAGGCACTGAACGTGATTCACGACTCGTTTTTCCTCTCCGATACACAGGTGCTCAATGTCTTTATTGCCGGCATCGGCCTTGTGGGAAGCAATCTGCTCGAACAGATTCGCAGCCAGCAGCCCCGCCTGCTCAAAGAGAAATCGTTGCGCATCAATATCGTGGGGCTCTCCAATTCCCGCCAGTCGGTGTTCTGCCGCGAAGGTATTCCGCTCGACAATTACAAGGAGTTGCTGAAAAATTCTTCCATAAAGAGTTCTCCCGAGGAGATTCGCGACTCGATTATCAAGATGAACATCTTCAACTCGGTCTTTGTCGATTGCACGGCCAGTCCCGAGATTGCGGCCATATACCAGCAGCTGCTCGACCACAACGTGTCGGTCGTTGCCGCCAACAAGGTGGCTGCCTCGTCGGACTATGAGAATTATGCCCTCTTGAAACAGACTGCCCGCCGTCGCGACGTGAAGTTCCTCTTCGAGACCAACGTCGGTGCCGGGCTGCCCATCATCAATACCATCAACAGCCTGATAAACAGTGGCGATACCATACTGCGCATCGAGGCAGTCGTTTCGGGTACGCTCAACTACATCTTCAACGTGCTGAGCGAAGACGTGCCTCTGAGCCGGGCCATACGCATGGCCCAGGAGGCCGGATACAGCGAGCCCGATCCCCGTGTCGATTTGAGCGGACAGGACGTTTTGCGCAAACTGGTCATTCTCGCCCGTGAAGCCGGCTACCGCATCGAACAGTCCGATGTGGAAAAAAATCTCTTTATTCCCGACAAGTATTTCGAGGGTTCTTTGGAAGATTTCTGGAAAGAGGTTCCCGAGCTCGACGCCGAGTTTGAGCAACGTCGCCGCGAAGTGGCCGCCCAGGGCAAGCGTTTCCGTTTTGTCGCTTCGCTCGCCAATGGCAAGGCCCGCATCGGTTTGCAGGGAGTCGGCCGCGAGCACCCCTTCTACGAATTGGAAGGCAGCAACAACGTCATTCTCATTACGACCGACCGATACAACGAATACCCGATGATTATCAAAGGATATGGTGCCGGAGCACCGGTTACCGCTGCCGGCGTGTTTGCCGACATTATAGGAATTGCCAACATACGATAA